Proteins from a genomic interval of Plasmodium reichenowi strain SY57 chromosome 13, whole genome shotgun sequence:
- a CDS encoding hypothetical protein (conserved Plasmodium protein, unknown function), with product MKQKKKKNTTQEKKNKEEEEQEQNDRAENKIVEIKNKEDDEIITEINKYNKQKINMIEQNKDDAKKNLSNLLSLYNSSEDEAEEQLNNEYNDQKEKGKRNSKNNQQDGQICDDKICDDKICDDKICDDKICDDKICDDKICDDKICDDKICDDKICDDKICDDKICDDKICDDKICDDKICDDKICDDKICDDKIGDDKICDDKICDDNNNKDTYQHNESTTIIKNNKNIKDKQIGCKQNTSYNISTTNNINNEIPKYPQKQYNHIYTNQSNISHSMHNTYYPQNAYQNENYYYQYLNYPHVANFNMMMNTTNPVLYNNTNNTNNNNNNNNNIYINNKSKKNNFNNLGFSKNKEMNIDINQIPVVDQREILREWKPNIIKEEKKSQKYTIKTKVYNPVNNTFDKAIIHGKNQKRKHQINWLAKEAVEKEYEILQKTNNNKRRTTSDKYGW from the coding sequence atgaagcagaaaaaaaaaaaaaatactactcaagaaaaaaaaaacaaagaagaagaagaacaagaacaaaatgatagggcagaaaataaaatcgtagaaattaaaaacaaagaagatgatgaaataataacagaaataaataaatataacaaacaaaaaataaacatgaTTGAACAAAATAAGGATGACgcaaaaaaaaacttaAGTAATTTATTGAGCTTATATAATTCTAGCGAAGATGAAGCAGAGGAacaattaaataatgaatataatgatcaaaaggaaaaaggaaagagaaattcaaaaaataatcaacAGGATGGTCAAATATGTGACGATAAAATATGTGACGATAAAATATGTGACGATAAAATATGTGACGATAAAATATgtgatgataaaatatgtgacgataaaatatgtgacgataaaatatgtgatgataaaatatgtgacgataaaatatgtgatgataaaatatgtgacgataaaatatgtgatgataaaatatgtgatgataaaatatgtgatgataaaatatgtgatgataaaatatgtgatgataaaatatgtgatgataaaataggtgatgataaaatatgtgatgataaaatatgtgatgataataataataaagatacATATCAACATAATGAATCAACCACcattataaaaaacaataagaatataaaagataaacAAATTGGTTGTAAACAAAATACatcttataatatatctacaacaaataatataaataatgagaTTCCTAAATATCCGCAGAAACAATAcaatcatatatataccaaCCAATCTAATATTAGTCATAGTATGCATAATACTTATTACCCACAAAATGCATATCAAAATGAGaactattattatcaatatttaaattacCCTCATGTGGCtaattttaatatgatGATGAATACTACAAATCctgtattatataataatacaaataatacaaataataacaataataataataataatatatatataaataataaatcaaaaaaaaacaattttaataatttagggttttctaaaaataaagaaatgaaTATAGATATTAATCAAATACCTGTTGTTGACCAGAGAGAAATTTTGAGAGAATGGAAAccaaatataataaaagaagaaaagaaaagtcaaaaatatacaattaaAACAAAGGTATATAATCCGGTTAATAATACTTTTGATAAAGCCATAATTCATGgaaaaaatcaaaaaagaaaacatcAAATTAATTGGCTAGCCAAGGAAGCAGTCGAAAAGGAATATGAAATTTTGCAAAAGAcaaacaataataaaagaagaacTACTAGTGATAAATATGGAtggtaa
- a CDS encoding glycerol kinase, putative, translating to MNVILSIDQSTQSTKVFFYDEELNIVHSNNLNHEQKCLKPGWYEHDPIEIMTNLYNLMNEGIKVLKDKYTSVIIKCIGITNQRETVIIWDRMTGKPLYNAIVWLDTRVEELVTEFSAKYNNNDIQKKTGTYFNTYFSAFKILWLIQNNPEIKQKIDDGTAVIGNINTWLIFNLTKGNCYTDVTNASRTLLMDINTLQWDEKMCKIFNITNMSVLPEIKSNCSNFGLVKSEHVPEYLNIPITGCIGDQQSACIGQAIFDEGEAKCTYGTGVFLLINTGEKVVYSTCGLITTVCYKFNDNDKPKYALEGSIGTAGSGVSWLLKNKLIDDPSEASDIMEKCENTTGVIFVPAFSGLYAPRWRSDARASIYGMTFNTERSHIVRALLEGIAFQLNEIVDSLTSDMGIEMLHVLRCDGGMTKNKPFMQFNSDIINTKIEVSKYKEVTSLGAAVLAGLEVKIWDSLDSVKSLLRRSDAVFHSKMDDKKRKKKTSEWNKAVERTLIQL from the coding sequence atgaatgtCATATTAAGTATAGACCAAAGTACACAATCAACCAAAGTGTTTTTCTATGatgaagaattaaatattgTTCATTCCAATAATTTAAATCATGAACAAAAATGTTTGAAACCTGGTTGGTATGAACATGATCCAATAGAGATTATGACCAacttatataatttaatgaATGAAGGAATAAAAGTgttaaaagataaatatacatctgttataataaaatgtatagGTATTACTAACCAAAGAGAAACTGTAATTATATGGGATAGAATGACAGGAAAACCTTTATACAATGCTATAGTTTGGCTAGATACACGTGTAGAAGAACTTGTTACGGAATTTTCTGcgaaatataataataatgatattcAGAAAAAAACAGGAACTTActttaatacatattttagtgcttttaaaatattgtGGTTAATTCAAAACAATCCAGAAATCAAACAAAAAATTGATGATGGTACTGCAGTTATAGgaaatattaatacatggcttatttttaatttaacTAAAGGGAATTGTTATACAGATGTTACCAATGCTTCAAGAACTTTATTAATGGATATTAATACATTACAATGGGATGAAAAAATgtgtaaaatatttaatataactAATATGTCTGTTTTACCtgaaataaaaagtaattGTTCTAATTTTGGTTTAGTTAAGTCAGAACATGTTCctgaatatttaaatattccTATTACTGGATGTATTGGAGATCAACAAAGTGCATGCATTGGTCAAGCTATATTCGACGAGGGTGAAGCGAAATGTACGTATGGTACAGGTGTATTCCTTCTAATTAATACAGGAGAAAAAGTTGTATATTCTACATGCGGTTTAATTACTACTGTAtgttataaatttaatgataatgataaacCTAAATATGCTCTTGAAGGTTCTATAGGTACTGCCGGATCTGGAGTTTCATGGCttcttaaaaataaacTAATTGATGATCCAAGTGAAGCCAGCGATATTATGGAAAAATGTGAAAATACAACTGGAGTCATTTTTGTACCAGCTTTCAGTGGATTATATGCGCCCAGATGGAGATCAGATGCACGTGCATCCATATATGGAATGACTTTTAATACAGAAAGAAGCCATATTGTAAGAGCACTATTAGAAGGTATAGCTTTTCAGTTAAATGAAATTGTTGACTCCTTGACATCGGATATGGGTATTGAAATGTTACATGTCTTACGATGTGATGGAGGTATGACAAAAAATAAACCTTTTATGCAATTTAACTCagatattattaatacaaaaattgaagtttcaaaatataaagaagtAACTTCTCTTGGTGCTGCAGTTCTAGCTGGATTAGAAGTTAAAATATGGGACAGTCTAGATTCTGTTAAAAGTTTATTAAGGAGAAGTGACGCTGTTTTTCATTCTAAAATggatgataaaaaaagaaaaaaaaaaacttcCGAATGGAATAAAGCTGTCGAAAGGACATTAATACAGTtgtaa
- a CDS encoding hypothetical protein (conserved Plasmodium protein, unknown function~transcript variant 2; alternatively spliced), whose product MKLLLYSILFVLYSICALCVKERNNAFSFIGFPKRGEGRYLFGRNQMKSQYIEKNNKELSNKMDTQDSKQYITYLYHSSICQYCSKVTSMLENNDNVEIIKFKENNKIEDFGKFTKPIVVLLKNINKENSLERSIFYEELKRKGKKVQVPALEVNNIILFESDEIIKFYKKLLQKVSNDGKFSLQNEANIKNDKKNNNGDYDNDDNNGDYDNDDNNDDNNDDNNNYNNDDNNDDNNNYNNNNDDGYGYD is encoded by the exons ATGAAACTTTTACTTTACAGCATcctttttgttttatattcGATTTGTGCCCTTTGTGTAAAAGAAAGGAATAATg CTTTTTCTTTCATAGGATTTCCCAAGAGAGGAGAAGGACGATATTTGTTTGGAAGGAACCAAATGAAATCTCAATATAttgaaaagaataataaagaattatcAAATAAAATGGACACACAAGATTctaaacaatatataacatatcTTTATCACAGTAGTATTTGTCAATATTGTTCTAAAGTTACATCTATGttagaaaataatgataatgttgaaattataaagtttaaagaaaataataaaatagaagATTTTGGTAAATTTACCAAACCTATTGTTGTTTtattaaagaatataaataaagaaaattcTTTGGAACGAAGTATATTCTatgaagaattaaaaagaaaaggaaaaaaggTTCAAGTACCTGCATTAGaagtaaataatattattttgtttgAATCGGatgaaattataaaattttataaaaaattattacaaaaagTATCAAATGATGGAAAATTTTCACTTCAAAATGAGGCAAATATAAAGAAcgataaaaaaaataataatggtgattatgataatgatgataataatggtgattatgataatgatgataataatgatgataataatgatgataataataattataataatgatgataataatgatgataataataattataataataataacgaTGATGGTTATGGTTATGATTAG
- a CDS encoding hypothetical protein (conserved Plasmodium protein, unknown function~transcript variant 1; alternatively spliced) encodes MKLLLYSILFVLYSICALCVKERNNGFPKRGEGRYLFGRNQMKSQYIEKNNKELSNKMDTQDSKQYITYLYHSSICQYCSKVTSMLENNDNVEIIKFKENNKIEDFGKFTKPIVVLLKNINKENSLERSIFYEELKRKGKKVQVPALEVNNIILFESDEIIKFYKKLLQKVSNDGKFSLQNEANIKNDKKNNNGDYDNDDNNGDYDNDDNNDDNNDDNNNYNNDDNNDDNNNYNNNNDDGYGYD; translated from the exons ATGAAACTTTTACTTTACAGCATcctttttgttttatattcGATTTGTGCCCTTTGTGTAAAAGAAAGGAATAATg GATTTCCCAAGAGAGGAGAAGGACGATATTTGTTTGGAAGGAACCAAATGAAATCTCAATATAttgaaaagaataataaagaattatcAAATAAAATGGACACACAAGATTctaaacaatatataacatatcTTTATCACAGTAGTATTTGTCAATATTGTTCTAAAGTTACATCTATGttagaaaataatgataatgttgaaattataaagtttaaagaaaataataaaatagaagATTTTGGTAAATTTACCAAACCTATTGTTGTTTtattaaagaatataaataaagaaaattcTTTGGAACGAAGTATATTCTatgaagaattaaaaagaaaaggaaaaaaggTTCAAGTACCTGCATTAGaagtaaataatattattttgtttgAATCGGatgaaattataaaattttataaaaaattattacaaaaagTATCAAATGATGGAAAATTTTCACTTCAAAATGAGGCAAATATAAAGAAcgataaaaaaaataataatggtgattatgataatgatgataataatggtgattatgataatgatgataataatgatgataataatgatgataataataattataataatgatgataataatgatgataataataattataataataataacgaTGATGGTTATGGTTATGATTAG
- a CDS encoding inner membrane complex protein 1f, putative: MLKNTTKCDNIIKREQNRVLLQKKLSKDSVTSTKFCDSSEEREGSSNTSSNVSFKILEESNITKNLNEDKSYSFECDKEENLSKDYKKLNKKNSNKINKSNSLNKTNEEIIRDQTSVQNKKIHHEILEEQEKDNSIKLNKNKVGLYFDNTTNSINNYIQKDNSDTLGTEFYSTHKSNLNEVLNVSGDNSKHLPAPISSNDIIKKEDSNIYYNLKENSTYYYPNNNSKKYINKFLNNYNTPNVIDSFSYCGTNFHTGNISTSYNDRYLNGYSNNHMINNSINNSINNSISHFSTLYPNNNNNNNNNNNLNYSMPNNFNSYPNNNLNYNLNNQFINAYPINNLNYNSTSHFNMYPNKNMLINDTLNNTNSYINNMKFSGNNIMSEQNNILNETEFIGSYHNSSAPIISNQENNISNLGNSSVYVNDNTTYSNISGRNMYSSVINYENITDDNKMIKSDNNVVPTINTFYSSNNIGESTNGNVVVRQNYVDNTYDNNRNGEHSIENKQIYKSKAVSENEIIKNDNVSVSVSEKVSSHTDYSRAKHSSHVVDKRIVHEGFDTIKIPKYREVEIVEKIVEVPVVHKVNKYVNKYEIKEVEKVVKKPINKYVETKIEVPELHYQDKIVEVPELQEVIKIIEKPEIKERIIYKNKIETKIIPKYIEVPVVKIVNRYEEYDDVGEVVKAVPVKKIVEIPNEVIKKVKVPVKKIIERPNYVPVIKYRDIPIEKIRYVPKIETVELVKKIPKIIDVPVPVKVPKIKVIDKPFYVNKYVDKPVVIPVSKTIKPVYKYEGKKIIEIPIHKPYLVTHDTVVNKNVENNMNSGRYSVYAKRLDLNSFDPIKRNELFNLVNKDNINFQRSMSVDDFVNNNNSYVDGKEKYTDKLNENSVFNNYNGLGNKDNLDNINKIKFTQSLNNNNNNMSTTKHSNMDVSSQGYGYINDGKENMYNNYNNMNNLNIKGSEDASFHTKKSIFGNLNNDNNNNNNNINNNNYEENRKPSYGTSIHNTPNILPNRHNSMYPSNGNNMGEFISLKSFQNKKYSNSTIVDSEKAMNYTYGNFLSPNGVYNNALYMENKDKNNMVYDNNKKDMNTINYNNNNNNNNIYYSANNKSPNNIHKLNMSNSMMKTNTFGNYPNIYRNSNMENKPEDMYLNRYTTKSNIINNNNNNNDNNNYYYNGRNSSINNAFAYKQYYDSNKNGNNQHRLGRPNNMVHNINNSRTRSPSTCSADGISAYVVEYVGDENIMYNNGNTPFSSNGLLNNLGKTMEGSNYSFNGVPVNQK, encoded by the exons ATGTTGAAAAATACTACTAAGTGTGATAATATCATAAAGCGAGAACaa AACAGGGTATTATtgcaaaaaaaattatctaAAGATTCGGTTACATCTACAAAATTTTGc GATTCTTCTGAAGAAAGAGAAGGAAGCTCAAATACTAGTAGTAACGTAAGTTTTAAAATATTGGAAGAATCGAACATTACAAAGAATTTAAATGAAGATAAGAGTTATTCATTTGAATGTgataaagaagaaaatttGAGCAAagattataaaaaattaaataaaaaaaattcgaacaaaattaataaatcaaaCTCTTTAAACAAAACTAACGAAGAAATTATACGTGACCAAACATCTGtacaaaacaaaaaaattcatCACGAAATTTTGGAAGAACAAGAGAAAGACAATTCTATTAAATTAAACAAGAATAAAGTAGgattatattttgataataCAACAAATAGcattaataattatatacaaaagGATAATTCTGATACATTAGGAACAGAATTTTATAGCACTCATAAATCCAATTTGAATGAAGTGTTAAATGTATCAGGTGATAATTCAAAACATCTACCCGCACCAATTTCTTCtaatgatattataaagaaagaagatagtaatatatattataatttaaaagaaaatagtacatattattatccaaataataattcaaaaaaatatataaataagtttctcaataattataatacaCCCAACGTTATAGattctttttcatattgTGGTACGAATTTTCATACGGGAAATATTAGTACTTCTTATAATGACAGATATTTGAATGGATATTCGAATAATCATATGATTAACAATTCGATTAATAATTCTATTAATAATTCGATTAGCCATTTTAGTACTTTATAtccaaataataataataataataataataataataatttgaatTATAGCATGCCTAATAATTTTAACTCCTATCCGAATAACAATCtgaattataatttaaataatcaATTTATTAATGCATATCCaattaataatttgaaTTATAATTCGACTAGCcattttaatatgtatccaaataaaaatatgcTTATTAATGACacattaaataatacaaatagctatataaataacatGAAATTTAGtggtaataatattatgagtgaacaaaacaatatattaaatgaaacGGAATTTATAGGTTCATACCATAATAGTAGTGCACCTATAATAAGCAAtcaagaaaataatattagcAACTTAGGTAATTCCTCTGTATATGTGAACGATAATACAACATATAGTAATATCTCGGGAAGGAACATGTACTCTAGTGtaataaattatgaaaacataacggatgataataaaatgattaagagtgataataatgtagTGCCCACcataaatacattttatagtagtaataatataggTGAGAGTACGAATGGAAATGTTGTTGTAAGGCAAAATTATGTTGATAATACATATGATAACAATAGGAATGGAGAACATTCTATTGAGAATAAGCAAATTTATAAATCAAAAGCAGTATCAGAAAAcgaaataataaaaaatgacaATGTTTCTGTGTCGGTTTCTGAAAAGGTTAGTTCACATACTGATTATTCACGCGCTAAGCATAGTTCTCATGTAGTTGACAAAAGAATAGTACATGAAGGATTTGATACCATTAAGATTCCAAAATATAGAGAAGTAGAAATTGTGGAAAAAATTGTCGAAGTTCCAGTAGTACACAAGgttaataaatatgtgaataaatatgaaattaaaGAGGTAGAGAAAGTGGTTAAGAAAcctataaataaatatgtgGAAACGAAGATAGAAGTACCTGAATTACATTATCAAGATAAAATAGTAGAAGTTCCTGAATTACAAgaagtaataaaaataatagaaaaacctgaaataaaagaaagaattatatataaaaacaaaattgagacaaaaataataccTAAATATATTGAAGTTCCTGTAGTAAAGATAGTGAATAGATATGAAGAATATGATGATGTTGGAGAAGTCGTAAAAGCAGTTCCtgttaaaaaaattgtCGAAATACCAAATGAAGTAATAAAGAAGGTAAAGGTACCtgtaaagaaaataattgaACGACCTAATTACGTCCCCGTAATTAAATATAGAGATATTCctatagaaaaaattagaTATGTTCCTAAAATAGAAACAGTCGAATTAGTAAAGAAGATACCTAAAATAATAGATGTTCCAGTACCTGTAAAAGTACCCAAAATTAAGGTTATCGATAAACCATTTTAcgtaaataaatatgtgGACAAGCCTGTGGTTATACCTGTTTCTAAGACAATAAAACcagtatataaatatgagGGGAAAAAGATTATAGAAATACCAATACACAAACCATATTTAGTTACTCATGATACGGTAGTTAATAAGAATGtggaaaataatatgaatagtGGAAGATATTCTGTATATGCTAAAAGGTTAGATTTGAATTCATTTGATCCTATAAAACGaaatgaattatttaatttggTAAATAAGgacaatataaattttcAACGATCAATGAGTGTAGATGATTTcgttaataataataatagttatGTTGATGGAAAAGAAAAGTACACTGacaaattaaatgaaaatagtgtttttaataattataatggTCTAGGAAATAAAGATAATCTGGATAATatcaataaaataaaatttacaCAAAGtttgaataataataataataatatgagtACTACTAAACATTCTAATATGGATGTATCATCACAAGGATATGGTTACATAAATGATGGAAAGgaaaatatgtataataattataacaatatgaataatttaaatattaaaggAAGCGAGGATGCGTCTTTTCATACAAAGAAAAGTATATTTGgtaatttaaataatgataacaataataataataataatattaataataataattatgagGAAAACAGAAAACCATCCTATGGTACGAGCATACATAATACACCTAACATTTTACCAAATAGACATAATTCTATGTATCCTTCGAATGGTAACAATATGGGAGAGTTTATTTCATTAAAGTCTTTccaaaataaaaaatatagtaATAGTACAATAGTTGATAGTGAAAAGGCTATGAATTATACGTATGGAAACTTTTTATCACCAAATGGAGTGTATAATAATGCATTATATATGGAAAACAAAGATAAGAACAATATGGTATatgacaataataaaaaggacatgaatacaataaattacaataataataataataataataatatttattatagtGCGAATAATAAATCTCCTAACAATATTCACAAATTAAATATGAGTAATTCAATGATGAAAACGAACACATTTGGAAATTATCCCAACATATACAGAAATAGtaatatggaaaataaaCCGGAGGATATGTATTTAAATAGGTACACAACAAAATCTAACATCAtcaacaacaacaacaataataatgataataataattattattataatggTCGTAATAGTAGTATTAATAATGCTTTTGCTtataaacaatattatGACAGTAACAAAAATGGAAACAACCAACATAGATTAGGTCGTCCAAATAATATGGTTCATAATATCAATAATTCTAGAACAAGAAGTCCAAGTACATGTTCAGCAGATGGAATTAGCGCATATGTAGTTGAATATGTTGGTGAcgaaaatataatgtacAATAATGGAAATACACCTTTTTCTTCTAATGGTTTATTAAACAATTTGGGAAAAACAATGGAAGGAAGTAATTATTCCTTTAATGGAGTACCAGTAAATCAAAAgtaa